The following proteins are co-located in the Ketogulonicigenium robustum genome:
- a CDS encoding M20 family metallopeptidase, translating into MTIEPTRAATVAAAAAYVNDGTFFNELTTALAIPSESPRADSAPDHLAYLDLIRPQLVAMGFDTQLLPNPVLERLPALFASRIEDPALPTILIYGHGDVLWGMEGDWKDGGSPWVARQVGDRIYGRGTVDNKGQHIINLAALRLTLQARGKLGFNTKVLIEMGEESGSPGLNDIAAAHKDLLSADALIASDGPRVSTHIPTVFLGARGGHGFALECNLREGAHHSGNWGGLLPNAGIRLAHAIASITDAKGRILIPDWTPGAIPEKVASYLNKITLEFGNEDPVTDATWGEPGLDGAAQVFGWSNFEVLAYTCGRPDAPVNAIPGSARATCQLRYVVGVERDRILPALREHLDAHGFGDVEIVQMSRGMFQATRTDPDNDWTRLAVASIAETTGREPAVAPNFGGSLPNEVFSQTLGMETIWIPHSHPSCSQHAPDEHILVSVAAQATQMMAGFFWDLGEGKLGHV; encoded by the coding sequence ATGACGATTGAACCCACCCGCGCCGCGACCGTCGCAGCCGCCGCCGCCTACGTGAACGACGGCACGTTCTTTAACGAGCTGACAACCGCCCTTGCCATCCCCAGCGAAAGCCCGCGTGCCGACAGCGCCCCCGACCATCTGGCCTACCTAGACCTGATCCGCCCGCAACTGGTCGCGATGGGGTTCGACACGCAACTGCTGCCCAACCCCGTGTTGGAACGCCTACCCGCGCTATTCGCCAGCCGGATCGAGGACCCCGCCCTGCCGACCATCCTGATCTATGGCCACGGCGACGTGCTGTGGGGCATGGAAGGCGACTGGAAAGACGGCGGCTCGCCATGGGTGGCCCGCCAGGTCGGCGACCGCATCTACGGGCGCGGCACCGTCGATAACAAAGGGCAGCACATCATCAATCTGGCCGCGCTGCGCCTGACCCTGCAAGCCCGGGGCAAGCTGGGCTTTAACACCAAAGTCCTGATCGAGATGGGCGAAGAAAGCGGCAGCCCCGGCCTGAACGACATCGCCGCCGCCCACAAAGACTTGCTGTCCGCCGATGCGCTGATCGCATCGGACGGGCCGCGCGTGTCGACTCACATCCCGACCGTCTTCTTGGGCGCGCGCGGCGGGCACGGCTTTGCCCTTGAATGTAACCTGCGCGAAGGGGCCCACCATTCCGGCAACTGGGGCGGGCTGCTGCCGAACGCCGGCATTCGTCTGGCCCATGCCATCGCCTCGATCACCGACGCCAAGGGCCGCATTCTCATCCCCGACTGGACGCCCGGCGCGATCCCCGAAAAGGTGGCAAGCTACCTGAACAAGATCACGCTGGAATTCGGTAACGAAGACCCCGTCACCGACGCGACTTGGGGGGAACCCGGCCTCGATGGCGCCGCACAGGTCTTTGGCTGGTCGAATTTCGAGGTGCTGGCCTATACCTGCGGCCGCCCCGATGCGCCCGTAAACGCCATCCCCGGCAGCGCCCGCGCCACCTGCCAACTGCGCTACGTCGTCGGCGTCGAACGCGACCGCATCCTGCCCGCGCTGCGCGAGCATCTGGACGCCCACGGCTTTGGCGATGTCGAAATCGTGCAAATGTCGCGCGGCATGTTCCAAGCCACCCGCACCGACCCCGATAACGACTGGACGCGCCTTGCCGTCGCATCCATCGCCGAAACCACCGGCCGCGAGCCTGCCGTGGCCCCGAATTTCGGCGGCTCGCTTCCGAACGAGGTCTTCTCGCAGACGCTGGGGATGGAGACGATCTGGATCCCCCACTCGCACCCCTCGTGCAGCCAACACGCGCCGGATGAACACATTCTGGTCAGCGTCGCCGCGCAAGCCACGCAAATGATGGCGGGCTTTTTCTGGGACTTGGGCGAAGGGAAACTAGGCCATGTCTGA
- a CDS encoding ABC transporter ATP-binding protein — MSDPVLSVRNLTIDLPRGGDRPHAVQGISFDIHPNEIVCVVGESGSGKSVTAFGTMGLLPKALRPSGGQILFEGQDLLAMSRRAHAKLRGRKMAMVFQEPMTALNPCFTVGNQIDEIFAAHTKLSAAQRKAKTLALLEEVRLPEPARIYASFPHQLSGGQRQRIVIAMALAMDPKLLIADEPTTALDVTTQAQILSMFKTLKSTHSAGILFVTHDFDVVAEIADRVVVMQKGVMVEQGTVDQVLNHPQHPYTRKLIAAVPRKQPDQAAPLGTQVALSVVELEKTYHVARTLTAPARTVHALHPTSFEVRKGETLGIVGESGSGKTTLVRCLIRLQDPDSGAIWIDGRNFALGSRQSLRSARKDIQIVFQDPYGSLNPRRTVGAQLVGGPLNFGEDPKVAWARARELMQVVQLEEDALYRYPAQFSGGQRQRICIARALMMQPKILIADEAVSALDVSVQKEVLNLLRKIKTEMGLTILFITHDLRVASQISDHLIVMQKGQVVERGPVAEVFGNPSSAYTRQLMAAMPGKGWDVPADLRA; from the coding sequence ATGTCTGATCCTGTCCTGTCCGTCCGCAACCTGACGATCGACCTGCCGCGCGGGGGCGACCGCCCCCACGCGGTGCAGGGCATATCGTTCGACATCCACCCCAATGAAATCGTCTGCGTTGTGGGGGAATCGGGTTCGGGCAAATCGGTCACCGCCTTTGGCACCATGGGCTTGCTGCCCAAGGCGCTGCGCCCATCGGGCGGGCAGATCCTGTTCGAGGGGCAGGACCTGCTGGCCATGTCGCGCCGCGCCCACGCCAAATTGCGCGGGCGCAAAATGGCCATGGTCTTCCAAGAACCAATGACCGCGCTGAACCCCTGCTTTACCGTCGGCAACCAGATCGACGAAATTTTCGCAGCCCATACCAAACTGTCGGCGGCGCAGCGCAAAGCCAAAACGCTGGCCTTGCTCGAGGAAGTGCGCCTGCCCGAACCCGCTCGCATCTATGCCAGCTTTCCGCACCAATTGTCGGGCGGGCAACGTCAGCGCATCGTGATCGCCATGGCGCTGGCGATGGACCCCAAACTGCTGATCGCGGACGAGCCGACGACCGCGCTGGACGTGACCACGCAGGCGCAAATCCTGTCGATGTTCAAAACGCTGAAATCCACCCACAGCGCGGGCATCTTGTTCGTCACACACGACTTCGACGTGGTTGCCGAAATCGCCGATCGCGTCGTGGTCATGCAAAAGGGGGTCATGGTCGAACAGGGCACCGTCGATCAGGTGCTGAACCACCCGCAGCACCCCTATACCCGCAAGCTGATCGCCGCCGTGCCGCGCAAACAACCCGACCAAGCCGCGCCGTTGGGCACGCAAGTCGCCCTCAGCGTCGTCGAGCTGGAAAAGACCTACCATGTCGCGCGCACGCTAACCGCTCCCGCGCGCACCGTCCACGCGCTGCACCCCACCAGTTTCGAGGTGCGGAAAGGCGAAACGCTGGGCATCGTCGGTGAAAGCGGGTCGGGGAAAACCACGCTGGTACGGTGCCTCATCCGCCTGCAAGACCCTGATTCTGGTGCCATTTGGATCGACGGACGCAACTTCGCGCTCGGCTCGCGCCAAAGCCTGCGCAGCGCACGCAAAGACATCCAGATCGTGTTCCAAGACCCCTATGGATCGCTTAACCCGCGCAGGACGGTCGGGGCGCAGCTGGTCGGCGGGCCGCTGAATTTCGGCGAAGACCCCAAAGTCGCTTGGGCGCGCGCGCGTGAATTGATGCAGGTCGTCCAACTCGAGGAAGACGCCCTCTATCGTTACCCCGCGCAGTTTTCGGGCGGGCAGCGGCAACGCATCTGCATCGCCCGCGCGCTGATGATGCAACCCAAAATCCTGATCGCCGACGAAGCCGTGTCGGCGCTGGACGTCTCGGTTCAAAAAGAGGTGCTGAACCTGCTGCGCAAAATCAAGACCGAAATGGGCCTGACCATTTTGTTTATCACCCACGACCTGCGCGTCGCATCGCAAATCAGCGACCATTTGATTGTGATGCAAAAAGGGCAAGTGGTCGAACGCGGCCCCGTGGCCGAGGTTTTCGGCAACCCCAGCAGCGCCTATACGCGCCAGCTGATGGCCGCCATGCCCGGCAAAGGCTGGGACGTTCCAGCCGACCTTCGCGCATAA
- a CDS encoding glycosyltransferase family 25 protein, which translates to MTSTNFPPIYVLSLPNADDRRSAVRAEFDRIGLKFTFIDAINGNEMAEQTFRKWYDQKTNRYAFKRPLSRGEIACALGHHGIWSRIANGPHPAALVCEDDIAPSPDLVDFLQRIATEPDVFADVIIKIDGAARTGEKIGSLGTTDLILTRHLPPLTVGYIIGRNAARKILSTIGPISRPIDMDLKHYWEHQIPIFITQPILAKPRETAESTLANGRDSTKRAPLLSRFARNALYQIRMKWGRMHSPYKNENKAIIDRLKSFLVAHP; encoded by the coding sequence ATGACATCGACGAATTTCCCGCCTATTTATGTCCTCAGCCTGCCCAATGCCGATGATCGGCGCAGTGCCGTGCGCGCGGAATTCGACCGTATCGGCCTGAAATTCACTTTTATCGACGCCATTAATGGCAATGAAATGGCCGAGCAGACGTTTCGCAAATGGTATGATCAAAAGACAAATAGATACGCATTCAAAAGGCCACTATCGCGCGGTGAAATCGCCTGCGCGCTGGGGCACCACGGCATATGGTCGCGCATTGCAAATGGGCCGCACCCTGCTGCGCTGGTGTGCGAAGACGATATCGCCCCCTCGCCCGATTTGGTCGACTTTTTGCAGCGTATCGCCACCGAACCCGATGTTTTTGCCGATGTCATCATAAAGATCGACGGTGCTGCACGCACTGGTGAAAAGATCGGATCGCTGGGCACCACCGACCTGATCCTTACACGCCACCTGCCGCCACTGACCGTCGGCTACATCATCGGGCGCAATGCTGCGCGCAAAATACTTTCGACAATCGGGCCTATATCGCGCCCGATCGATATGGACTTGAAACACTACTGGGAACATCAGATCCCGATTTTCATCACGCAGCCGATCCTTGCAAAACCGCGCGAGACGGCCGAAAGCACCCTTGCAAATGGGCGCGATTCAACGAAACGCGCACCACTTCTCAGTCGTTTCGCCCGCAACGCTCTTTATCAGATCCGTATGAAATGGGGCCGTATGCACTCGCCATATAAAAACGAAAACAAGGCGATCATCGACCGCCTGAAAAGCTTTCTGGTAGCCCATCCATGA
- a CDS encoding DUF707 domain-containing protein, translated as MTRKNLVVVRAGSNSLHHRWLDIPDDARSYDVVVSFFDTAAFAAFQPRDGVRAVLIKGGKWDGLFKTFADIDIDAYDYFWLPDDDIDASATTVNEIFRLCRQSGLAVAQPALTHDSYFSHFIFMQCPGFRLRYTNYVEIMVPCLNRNILRQALPLFEGTMSGFGLDYTWCRWADSGPFNVAILDTVAVHHTRPVGKVLQSAMTDAGKPTSEEEEEILKARYDLVERTVPLAFAGVRTDGGPVIGRVAVGWRMVRGWWPIRHTFHERRKAFWAIIKIARRQLTKRLDMRTL; from the coding sequence ATGACGCGTAAAAATCTCGTCGTCGTCCGCGCGGGCAGCAACTCGCTGCACCACCGCTGGCTGGACATCCCCGACGACGCGCGCAGCTACGACGTGGTTGTCAGCTTTTTCGACACGGCCGCCTTTGCCGCCTTCCAGCCGCGCGACGGCGTGCGGGCCGTTCTGATCAAGGGCGGCAAATGGGACGGTCTGTTCAAAACCTTCGCCGATATCGACATCGACGCCTACGACTACTTCTGGTTGCCCGACGACGATATTGACGCCAGCGCGACCACCGTGAACGAGATATTCCGCCTGTGCCGCCAGTCAGGTTTGGCGGTCGCCCAGCCGGCGCTGACGCATGACAGCTATTTTTCGCACTTCATCTTCATGCAGTGCCCCGGCTTCCGGCTGCGCTACACCAATTATGTCGAAATCATGGTGCCATGCCTGAACCGCAACATCCTGCGCCAAGCCCTACCCCTTTTCGAAGGCACGATGAGCGGTTTCGGGCTTGATTACACGTGGTGCCGCTGGGCCGACAGCGGCCCCTTTAACGTCGCGATTCTGGACACCGTCGCCGTGCATCACACGCGCCCCGTCGGCAAAGTGCTGCAGTCCGCGATGACCGACGCAGGCAAACCCACGTCCGAGGAAGAAGAAGAGATCCTGAAAGCCCGCTACGATCTGGTCGAGCGCACCGTCCCCCTCGCCTTTGCGGGTGTGCGCACGGATGGCGGCCCGGTCATCGGTAGGGTTGCCGTCGGCTGGCGCATGGTGCGGGGCTGGTGGCCCATCCGCCACACTTTCCACGAACGTCGCAAGGCCTTCTGGGCCATCATCAAGATCGCGCGCCGCCAACTTACAAAGCGGCTGGATATGCGCACGTTGTGA
- a CDS encoding glycosyltransferase, with product MIKLQTLVFPGTDLPAPEDMYFHHNDRRVISRLSDGLVDIPVRSATLTDTFFNGFSVGKWKSICNIDDLGLALTGSGRVIVRVGINVLDHASRWLSEVECVLSDTPTLIEIPAFPTLTDGILFFQVLALEPATLTGGFYFTRTPPPNDVRLGVVVTHFNRKNYVLPAIRRVSEQVLADPDLAGRIALIVVDNSQNIAPEEAMGAVVIPNKNLGGAGGFTRGLLHLKDNGFSHCLFMDDDASCEMEAIRRTFRIMQYAKQPNVAVAGSMMREAAPYELHEAGAVYRDGSYYQIKKGLDLRNRDQLLLAEERSESIGYGGWWHFGFQIDQVKRFAFPFFVRGDDVLFSMTNDFKIETMNGIGGWAEDFDIKEGPFTRYLGWRATTLSYILTSNRSAKRLLRMYRRNIMGNLFSYNYASARACSMALQDVMKGPQFWVDNLDMSDVRARMAVECPGEKLGDIVFPDDIALGPKNEKKFHKLIRKLTLNGFALPERMIRDQTVIDRKGFVGDLQKIFKYRRVIYVAPNSGAGYMASYDKKRFWEEYRLAKETAREFAKQFDDLRQTYKAAFPEMTSEKFWRDVYSD from the coding sequence ATGATAAAGCTGCAGACGCTGGTTTTTCCAGGAACCGACCTTCCTGCCCCGGAAGACATGTATTTCCACCATAACGACAGGCGGGTCATCAGTCGCCTGTCGGACGGGCTGGTCGACATTCCCGTGCGGTCGGCGACATTGACCGATACATTCTTTAACGGTTTTTCCGTTGGGAAGTGGAAAAGCATTTGCAACATTGACGATCTCGGGCTGGCGCTGACAGGATCGGGCCGCGTCATCGTACGCGTCGGCATCAATGTGCTGGATCACGCCAGCCGTTGGCTGAGCGAGGTCGAATGCGTTTTGAGCGACACCCCGACCTTGATCGAGATCCCCGCTTTCCCTACGTTGACCGACGGTATTCTATTTTTTCAGGTGCTTGCGCTAGAGCCCGCGACACTGACTGGCGGTTTCTATTTTACGCGGACACCGCCGCCGAACGATGTCCGACTGGGTGTGGTTGTCACGCATTTCAACCGCAAGAACTACGTGCTGCCGGCGATCCGCCGCGTGTCCGAACAGGTTTTGGCAGACCCTGACTTGGCGGGTCGCATCGCGCTGATTGTTGTCGATAACTCGCAAAACATCGCGCCCGAGGAGGCGATGGGCGCGGTCGTCATTCCCAATAAAAACCTGGGCGGTGCCGGCGGGTTTACCCGTGGATTGCTGCACCTGAAGGACAACGGCTTCAGCCACTGCCTGTTCATGGACGATGATGCCTCGTGCGAGATGGAGGCCATACGCCGCACGTTTCGCATCATGCAGTATGCAAAGCAGCCAAATGTCGCTGTCGCGGGCAGCATGATGCGCGAAGCCGCACCTTACGAGCTGCACGAAGCGGGCGCGGTCTACAGGGATGGCAGTTATTACCAAATCAAGAAAGGGCTGGACTTGCGCAACCGCGACCAGCTGCTTTTGGCCGAGGAGCGTAGCGAAAGCATAGGCTACGGCGGGTGGTGGCACTTCGGGTTCCAGATCGACCAGGTGAAGCGATTTGCTTTTCCGTTCTTTGTCAGGGGGGACGATGTCTTGTTCTCGATGACGAACGATTTCAAAATCGAAACCATGAACGGTATCGGGGGCTGGGCCGAAGATTTCGATATTAAGGAAGGCCCCTTCACGCGCTATCTTGGATGGCGGGCCACAACCCTCAGCTACATTCTGACGTCGAACAGAAGCGCAAAGCGGTTGCTGCGCATGTATCGACGCAACATTATGGGCAATCTCTTCTCGTATAATTACGCCAGTGCGCGCGCCTGTTCGATGGCGTTGCAAGACGTTATGAAGGGCCCTCAGTTCTGGGTGGATAACCTTGATATGTCGGACGTGCGGGCGCGCATGGCGGTCGAATGTCCGGGGGAAAAGCTGGGGGACATTGTCTTTCCAGATGATATCGCGCTCGGCCCGAAGAACGAGAAGAAATTCCACAAGTTGATACGGAAATTGACTTTGAACGGATTTGCGCTGCCCGAGCGAATGATCCGTGATCAAACAGTTATTGACCGCAAAGGCTTCGTTGGCGATTTGCAGAAAATATTCAAATATCGCCGTGTCATTTACGTCGCGCCTAATAGCGGTGCGGGTTACATGGCGAGCTATGATAAAAAACGGTTCTGGGAAGAATATCGCCTTGCCAAGGAAACGGCCCGCGAATTTGCAAAGCAATTTGACGACCTGCGCCAGACCTACAAAGCCGCGTTTCCCGAGATGACCTCGGAGAAATTCTGGCGCGACGTCTATTCCGACTGA
- a CDS encoding UDP-galactopyranose/dTDP-fucopyranose mutase family protein — MQDKNILLIGAGFSGAVIGRELAEAGHRVRVVDVRPHIAGNCYSERDPETQVMVHVYGPHIFHTDDVEVWDYVNRFATFRPYKNRVKTTAQGKVFSLPVNLHTINQYFDKTMRPDEARAFIAEKGDSTIADPQTFEEQALRFVGRDLYEAFFKGYTMKQWGCDPSALPASILKRLPVRFNYDDNYFAHNFQGMPENGYTDLVAAILDHPNITLDLETKITREDVAEYDHVFNSGPIDAWFDHALGRLAYRTLDFRKFTYDGDYQGCAVMNYGDVDVPWTRITEHKHFSPWESHEGSVLYEEHSRACGPDDIPYYPVRMVEEKKMLADYVAHARRAERMTFVGRLGTYRYLDMDVTIREALDTARLYLDSIKLDAAMPVFVKDPLA; from the coding sequence GTGCAGGACAAAAATATTCTATTGATTGGTGCGGGTTTCTCGGGCGCCGTGATCGGGCGTGAATTGGCCGAGGCAGGGCATCGTGTCCGCGTCGTGGATGTGCGCCCGCATATCGCCGGAAACTGCTATAGCGAGCGCGACCCCGAGACGCAGGTCATGGTGCACGTCTATGGGCCGCATATTTTCCACACCGACGATGTTGAGGTCTGGGACTATGTGAACCGCTTTGCGACGTTCCGCCCCTACAAGAACCGTGTTAAAACCACCGCGCAGGGGAAGGTGTTCTCGCTGCCGGTGAACCTGCATACGATTAACCAGTATTTCGACAAGACCATGCGCCCCGACGAGGCGCGTGCCTTCATCGCCGAGAAAGGTGACAGCACGATCGCCGACCCGCAAACATTCGAGGAGCAGGCGCTGCGATTTGTGGGGCGTGATTTGTACGAGGCGTTCTTCAAAGGCTATACGATGAAGCAGTGGGGCTGCGACCCCAGCGCGCTGCCCGCATCGATCCTGAAGCGTTTGCCGGTGCGTTTCAATTATGACGACAACTATTTCGCCCATAATTTCCAAGGGATGCCCGAGAACGGTTATACCGATCTGGTCGCCGCCATCTTGGATCATCCGAACATCACCCTTGATCTGGAAACCAAGATCACGCGCGAAGATGTTGCCGAATACGACCACGTCTTCAACTCGGGCCCGATTGACGCTTGGTTCGATCATGCATTGGGGCGTCTGGCCTATCGCACGCTAGACTTCCGCAAGTTCACCTATGACGGCGACTATCAGGGCTGCGCGGTGATGAACTATGGCGATGTGGACGTGCCGTGGACCCGCATTACCGAGCACAAGCATTTCTCGCCGTGGGAGAGCCATGAGGGCTCGGTTCTTTACGAGGAGCATTCGCGCGCTTGCGGGCCCGACGACATTCCCTACTATCCGGTTCGGATGGTCGAAGAAAAGAAAATGCTGGCCGACTATGTGGCGCATGCACGTAGAGCCGAGCGCATGACCTTTGTCGGTCGCTTGGGGACCTATCGCTACCTTGATATGGACGTGACCATCCGCGAGGCGCTGGATACAGCACGACTTTATTTGGACAGTATTAAGTTGGACGCCGCGATGCCGGTCTTTGTGAAAGACCCGCTGGCGTAA
- a CDS encoding ABC transporter ATP-binding protein produces the protein MQLVQKIISRFVKDDADGNVVLRLLRYGLATQGKYYAIGILAMVVVATSAGLTAWSMELIINAMSNPSNREQLTMVSMIVVGIFALRGIGAYIQAVAMAKAGNGIIAHQQRNIFNKLMEQGVDFFNLRESSDTLMRVTQSAQSARGLIDIIATSAVRDMLTLVSLLAVMVYQQPVLTLAALTVGPLAFLMLRTLVHRVREVTSRQMMSLAEILRVLQETSAGIRIVKIFALEDLMRNRMSGAVRAVEKRSNAITRLESVTMPVMDILAGLTIASILWLSTWNVVGGANGASAGQLMSFITAMLMCYDPARRLSQMRVRAEAMLVGVRMLFELIDMKTTLNENADGPALQPGPSHIRLEDVTFAYGERKVLENVEMDIPAGKMTAIVGLSGAGKSTVMNLIMRLYDPTEGRVTIDGQDISRVQSTSLRHAMAYVGQDTFLFSTSIMENIRYARPDASDDDVKAAASAAFAHDFISALPQGYQTPVGENGAFLSGGQRQRISIARAFLKDASILLLDEATSALDAISEEKIREAVQVLGRGRTRVAITHRLSTIMAADVVYVMEDGHVIETGSVDALLQANGPFRDLYDKQFG, from the coding sequence ATGCAGCTAGTACAGAAAATTATCAGCCGTTTTGTCAAAGACGATGCCGACGGCAACGTCGTCTTGCGCCTTTTGCGCTACGGCCTCGCCACGCAGGGAAAATATTACGCCATCGGCATTCTGGCGATGGTTGTCGTTGCGACCAGCGCGGGCCTGACCGCATGGTCGATGGAACTGATCATCAACGCGATGAGCAACCCCAGCAACCGCGAACAACTGACGATGGTATCGATGATCGTCGTCGGCATCTTCGCCCTGCGCGGCATCGGCGCCTATATTCAGGCGGTCGCCATGGCCAAAGCGGGCAACGGCATCATCGCCCACCAACAGCGCAACATTTTCAACAAGCTGATGGAACAGGGCGTCGACTTCTTCAACCTGCGCGAGTCGTCCGACACGCTGATGCGCGTGACGCAAAGCGCGCAGTCCGCGCGCGGGCTGATCGACATCATCGCCACATCGGCGGTGCGCGATATGCTGACCTTGGTGTCGCTTCTGGCCGTCATGGTCTACCAGCAACCCGTGCTGACGCTGGCCGCGCTAACGGTGGGCCCCCTCGCATTCCTGATGCTGCGCACCCTCGTCCACCGCGTGCGCGAGGTCACATCGCGCCAGATGATGTCGCTGGCCGAAATCCTGCGCGTGCTGCAAGAAACATCGGCCGGTATCCGCATCGTCAAAATCTTCGCGCTGGAAGACCTGATGCGCAACCGCATGAGCGGCGCTGTCCGCGCAGTCGAAAAGCGGTCGAACGCGATCACGCGCCTTGAATCGGTCACGATGCCGGTGATGGATATTCTGGCAGGCCTGACCATCGCGTCCATCTTGTGGCTGTCAACGTGGAACGTGGTCGGCGGCGCGAACGGCGCATCGGCAGGTCAACTGATGTCGTTCATCACCGCCATGCTGATGTGTTATGACCCCGCGCGGCGCCTCTCGCAAATGCGCGTGCGGGCCGAAGCGATGCTGGTTGGCGTGCGCATGTTGTTCGAGCTGATCGACATGAAGACCACGCTGAACGAAAACGCCGACGGCCCTGCCCTACAGCCCGGCCCCAGCCATATCCGCCTCGAAGATGTGACCTTCGCCTATGGCGAGCGCAAAGTGCTGGAAAACGTCGAGATGGACATTCCGGCCGGCAAGATGACGGCGATCGTCGGCCTGTCGGGTGCAGGTAAATCGACGGTTATGAACCTGATCATGCGCCTTTACGACCCGACCGAGGGGCGCGTCACCATCGACGGGCAAGACATCAGCCGTGTGCAATCCACATCTCTGCGTCATGCAATGGCCTATGTGGGGCAGGATACGTTCCTGTTCTCGACTTCAATCATGGAAAACATCCGCTACGCCCGCCCCGACGCCAGTGACGATGACGTAAAAGCCGCCGCGTCGGCAGCCTTTGCGCACGACTTCATCAGCGCCCTGCCGCAGGGGTATCAGACACCAGTCGGCGAAAACGGCGCCTTCCTGTCCGGCGGGCAACGCCAGCGCATCTCGATCGCCCGCGCCTTCTTGAAAGACGCGTCGATCCTGCTGCTGGACGAAGCCACCAGCGCGCTGGACGCCATTTCGGAAGAGAAAATCCGCGAGGCTGTGCAAGTCTTGGGCCGTGGCCGCACCCGCGTCGCGATCACTCACCGCCTGTCGACCATCATGGCCGCCGACGTCGTCTACGTGATGGAAGACGGCCATGTCATCGAGACCGGCAGCGTCGATGCACTGTTGCAAGCGAACGGCCCCTTCAGGGACCTTTACGACAAGCAGTTCGGCTAG
- a CDS encoding DUF4304 domain-containing protein: MDRKTINRALRAEFFPVLAAEGFTRHGDVARRIAPDGVVHVVDIQHLPRNGAFQVNLGTHLLQLGGVAGGQSPAPETFRDFDCAWRGSIIAGFRNASDAAFTYGATAEQAAESVAFLVSEWPRQSAAFFAPYQSYPDTFHAAAHAAAADDSLHPAHMLTWARVAALLDDAPLAQTIALAALPKVPERATALRDKLHAFLTP; this comes from the coding sequence ATGGACCGCAAAACGATCAATCGCGCCCTGCGCGCTGAATTTTTTCCCGTTCTGGCGGCCGAGGGTTTCACACGGCACGGCGATGTCGCTCGCCGCATCGCACCCGACGGGGTCGTGCATGTGGTCGACATCCAGCACCTTCCCCGCAACGGCGCGTTTCAGGTCAACCTCGGCACACATCTGCTGCAATTAGGCGGCGTGGCAGGCGGCCAAAGCCCGGCCCCCGAAACCTTCCGCGATTTTGATTGCGCATGGCGCGGCTCAATCATCGCAGGCTTTCGCAATGCGTCCGACGCCGCATTCACCTACGGCGCTACGGCAGAACAGGCCGCGGAATCGGTCGCATTTCTGGTGTCGGAATGGCCACGCCAATCGGCGGCCTTCTTCGCGCCCTACCAATCCTACCCCGACACATTCCACGCCGCAGCCCACGCCGCAGCGGCGGATGACAGCCTGCACCCCGCCCATATGCTGACATGGGCACGGGTCGCCGCGCTACTGGACGATGCCCCTCTTGCACAAACCATAGCGCTGGCCGCGCTTCCCAAGGTTCCCGAACGGGCGACAGCGCTGCGCGACAAACTGCACGCATTCCTGACCCCTTAG